In Candidatus Dormiibacterota bacterium, the following proteins share a genomic window:
- a CDS encoding DUF6166 domain-containing protein codes for METPPDSPYYRPRARERIYRGRFRVEDGIHEVTVDGWRPLVHIVRQSPEGFAWGYDGPSPQDLALALLADALGEDPEPGWNDGRTLSDDLYRTFQQDVLSRVPVGKGWMLRRTHILRWVGERVPACRARNGAEPV; via the coding sequence ATGGAGACGCCGCCCGACAGCCCCTACTACCGCCCCCGCGCCCGTGAGCGCATCTACCGCGGCCGCTTCCGCGTCGAGGACGGCATCCACGAGGTGACCGTCGACGGCTGGCGGCCGCTGGTGCACATCGTCCGGCAGTCGCCCGAGGGCTTCGCCTGGGGCTACGACGGGCCCAGCCCTCAGGACCTCGCCCTCGCCCTCCTCGCCGACGCCCTCGGCGAGGACCCGGAGCCAGGCTGGAACGACGGCCGGACGCTCAGCGACGACCTCTACCGCACCTTCCAGCAGGATGTGCTCAGCCGCGTCCCGGTGGGCAAGGGGTGGATGCTGCGGCGCACCCACATCCTCCGATGGGTGGGTGAGCGGGTGCCCGCCTGCCGGGCAAGGAACGGCGCCGAGCCGGTTTGA
- a CDS encoding class I SAM-dependent methyltransferase, translated as MSADVDPPPPEEPAEKTGMRNAWGRIAGEYERLWTERTAPFTARGLDLLAPDPEGNGCDIACGPGVTARALADRLPRGSTLGLDFAPPMVAQAAARFAGPGLGFAVDDAERLSQPDAAFDVVTCSFGLMYCYDPRAALRHMARVLRPGGRLMVVVWGAAPRVWFSPVIDLIESRARYYASVCPMMFFYGLPGVLSRMVAETGLTVLHDEAVGGRMRFPSAEVAADAGILGGPLSGLYVNRLDPEQQREVRDAMVAHVGAVAVAEDGGLGAPAEVAVVVAEKASA; from the coding sequence ATGAGCGCTGACGTCGACCCGCCTCCGCCCGAGGAGCCCGCCGAGAAGACCGGGATGCGCAACGCCTGGGGGCGCATCGCCGGCGAGTACGAGCGGCTCTGGACCGAGCGCACCGCCCCCTTCACCGCCCGCGGTCTCGACCTGCTCGCGCCCGACCCGGAGGGGAACGGCTGCGACATCGCCTGCGGACCGGGGGTGACCGCCCGCGCGCTCGCCGACCGGCTGCCCCGGGGGAGCACCCTGGGCCTCGACTTCGCGCCGCCGATGGTGGCGCAGGCCGCGGCGCGCTTCGCCGGTCCGGGGCTCGGGTTCGCCGTCGACGACGCCGAGCGGCTGTCCCAGCCCGACGCCGCCTTCGACGTGGTCACCTGCAGCTTCGGGCTGATGTACTGCTACGACCCGCGGGCGGCGCTCCGGCACATGGCCCGGGTGCTGCGTCCCGGCGGCCGCCTGATGGTGGTGGTCTGGGGCGCGGCCCCGCGGGTGTGGTTCTCCCCGGTGATCGACCTCATCGAGAGCCGGGCGCGCTACTACGCCAGCGTGTGCCCGATGATGTTCTTCTACGGGCTCCCCGGGGTGCTGTCGCGGATGGTCGCCGAGACCGGGCTCACCGTGCTGCACGACGAGGCCGTCGGCGGCCGGATGCGCTTCCCCTCGGCGGAGGTGGCGGCGGACGCGGGCATCCTCGGCGGCCCGCTGTCCGGGCTGTACGTCAACCGCCTCGACCCCGAGCAGCAGCGGGAGGTGCGCGACGCCATGGTCGCCCACGTCGGCGCGGTGGCGGTGGCGGAGGACGGCGGGCTCGGCGCCCCCGCCGAGGTGGCGGTGGTGGTCGCGGAGAAGGCCTCAGCCTGA
- a CDS encoding PadR family transcriptional regulator: MSGEHRDWRNAGETFRPRNLLQPCLLILLEEEAGYGYELNQRLEHLGGVRWDMPAVYRALNGLEDGGMITSHWERSESGPGRRCYATTSTGREVMAGWARELADTDTILQTVLRRYEAVAPEPAAR; encoded by the coding sequence ATGAGCGGAGAACACCGCGACTGGCGGAACGCCGGAGAGACGTTCCGTCCACGCAACCTGCTGCAGCCCTGCCTGCTCATCCTGCTGGAGGAGGAGGCCGGCTACGGCTACGAGCTGAACCAGCGGCTCGAGCACCTCGGCGGCGTCCGCTGGGACATGCCCGCCGTGTACCGCGCCCTCAACGGGCTCGAGGACGGGGGGATGATCACCTCCCACTGGGAGCGCTCGGAATCGGGTCCGGGGCGGCGCTGCTACGCCACCACCTCCACGGGCCGGGAGGTGATGGCCGGGTGGGCCCGGGAGCTGGCCGACACCGACACCATCCTCCAGACGGTGCTGCGCCGCTACGAGGCGGTCGCCCCGGAGCCGGCGGCTCGCTGA
- a CDS encoding aldo/keto reductase, whose protein sequence is MRSVSDRPATESGTFTLGGDLVVHRLGYGAMQLTGPGVWGDPPDHDEAIRVLRRAVELGIDLIDTADSYGPYVAEELIAEALHPYPAGLVIATKAGLVRTGPDRWHPLGRPEYLRQECLMSLRRLRLERIDLFQLHRVDPLVPLEDQVGELRALQQEGLIRHIGLSEVTAEQIEQARRIAEIVSVQNRYNLADREHEAVLDHCEHEGLGFIPWFPLATGQLARPGSPLQTMADELGATPAQLALAWLLHRSPVMLPIPGTRSVAHLEENAAAATLRLSAEQVDQLSRLA, encoded by the coding sequence ATGCGCAGCGTCAGCGACCGTCCCGCGACCGAGAGCGGCACCTTCACCCTCGGCGGCGACCTGGTGGTGCACCGCCTCGGCTATGGCGCGATGCAGCTCACCGGGCCCGGGGTCTGGGGTGACCCGCCCGACCACGACGAGGCGATCCGGGTGCTGCGCCGCGCCGTCGAGCTGGGGATCGACCTCATCGACACCGCCGACTCCTACGGCCCGTACGTTGCCGAGGAGCTGATCGCCGAGGCGCTCCACCCCTACCCGGCCGGCCTGGTGATCGCCACCAAGGCGGGCCTGGTGCGGACCGGGCCGGACCGGTGGCATCCGCTGGGACGGCCCGAGTACCTCCGCCAGGAGTGCCTGATGAGCCTGCGCCGGCTCCGCCTCGAGCGCATCGACCTGTTCCAGCTGCACCGCGTCGACCCGCTGGTGCCGCTCGAGGACCAGGTGGGCGAGCTGCGCGCCCTCCAGCAGGAGGGGCTGATCCGCCACATCGGCCTCTCCGAGGTGACCGCGGAGCAGATCGAGCAGGCGCGGCGGATCGCCGAGATCGTCAGCGTCCAGAATCGCTACAACCTCGCCGACCGCGAGCACGAGGCGGTGCTCGACCACTGCGAGCACGAGGGCCTGGGGTTCATCCCCTGGTTCCCGCTCGCGACCGGACAGCTGGCGCGGCCGGGCAGCCCGCTGCAGACCATGGCGGACGAGCTGGGGGCGACCCCGGCGCAGCTCGCCCTCGCCTGGCTGCTCCACCGCTCGCCGGTGATGCTCCCCATCCCCGGCACCCGCTCCGTCGCCCACCTCGAGGAGAACGCGGCCGCCGCCACCCTGCGCCTCTCGGCCGAGCAGGTGGATCAGCTCTCCCGGCTGGCCTGA
- a CDS encoding NAD(P)-dependent oxidoreductase, with translation MGRALAGRTAGIVGLGGIGQALALRLRPFGMRLIGVRRRRDPELAARLGLDWLGGADRLPDLLRQSDCLFLCLPLTDATRGLIDAGALALLPDGACVVNAGRGGVVDQAALLDALDRGLLTGAALDVFDQEPLPAGSPLAGRSDVLATPHIAGVTDVSYRGIAERVVENVRRLDEGRPLRDCVNAGPVAAQASRES, from the coding sequence ATCGGCCGCGCCCTGGCCGGTCGCACCGCCGGCATCGTCGGCCTGGGCGGTATCGGCCAGGCCCTGGCGCTCCGCCTGCGTCCCTTCGGGATGCGCCTGATCGGGGTGAGGCGCCGGCGCGACCCGGAGCTCGCCGCCCGGCTGGGGCTGGACTGGCTGGGCGGCGCCGACCGGCTGCCCGACCTGCTCCGCCAGAGCGACTGCCTCTTCCTCTGCCTGCCCCTCACCGATGCGACGCGGGGCCTGATCGACGCCGGCGCGCTGGCGCTGCTGCCCGACGGCGCCTGCGTCGTCAATGCCGGGCGCGGCGGCGTCGTCGACCAGGCGGCGCTGCTCGACGCCCTCGACCGCGGCCTGCTCACCGGCGCCGCGCTCGACGTCTTCGACCAGGAGCCGCTGCCCGCCGGGTCGCCGCTCGCCGGGCGCAGCGACGTGCTCGCCACCCCGCACATCGCGGGGGTGACCGACGTCTCCTACCGCGGCATCGCCGAGCGCGTCGTCGAGAACGTGCGCCGCCTCGACGAGGGCCGGCCGCTCCGTGACTGCGTGAACGCCGGACCGGTGGCGGCTCAGGCCAGCCGGGAGAGCTGA
- a CDS encoding alpha/beta hydrolase-fold protein, protein MGAHQGTGYEDGVARMRRLLDQMSAEVAVLDPPVPAGPELSAAPTAPATAPPRRRRVRSRPAAPASPAAAEATAASAPAPVAVATAPPEPAAAEPVAATPEAVTASRRRARRWLPPLLSTLAVIALSAGLWRLFGAGLQGWVVGLGMDDERGALLGTLLVTGGSAAVVVAAGGGVRAARIGGVLSLLAIEVGPFLVRGTRTATTEGLTAHLRVRGWILQPLGMILLALLVVSVGAALGQLLRSDLAGVVRAVRRRRGAWAGLGALVLFAAVASGPAMTAVQDGPISALYDYSSPATGGAHNAGGGPALAAGGTTVPGAQGAAAHAVVADTLPGRQRPGHLESFSVDNRPALVYLPGDYAAERSRDFPVIWFLHGYPGNEDNWIGDGAQLPQVLDQLIGSGELPPVIAVMPNGNGQALSDAEWGNGQRGDRVEDWLITRAVPEVDHRYRTLGVPFRGVAGLSSGGFGAVNLAMRHPDVFRWAASYSGFFDARRDLFGPAAVAANSPRLLAPQLAPVARMPLFLGAGQSDTAFLPQQASFVQELGRLDWQPVHQDLVAGGHGWEAWRLEMVHSLQWLGGLWGSDPGTPQCRMTCNG, encoded by the coding sequence GTGGGAGCACACCAGGGCACCGGGTATGAGGACGGCGTCGCGAGGATGCGGCGCCTGCTCGACCAGATGTCGGCCGAGGTGGCCGTCCTCGATCCTCCGGTGCCCGCCGGGCCGGAGCTGAGCGCCGCCCCGACGGCACCTGCGACCGCGCCACCGCGGCGGCGGCGCGTCCGGTCGCGTCCGGCCGCGCCCGCGTCTCCGGCCGCCGCCGAGGCCACCGCGGCGTCCGCGCCGGCCCCGGTCGCGGTCGCGACGGCGCCACCGGAACCGGCGGCGGCCGAGCCCGTGGCCGCGACCCCCGAGGCGGTGACGGCGTCGCGGCGCCGGGCCCGGAGGTGGCTGCCGCCGCTGCTGAGCACGCTCGCCGTGATCGCGCTCAGCGCCGGCCTCTGGCGCCTCTTCGGAGCCGGCCTCCAGGGCTGGGTGGTCGGCCTCGGCATGGACGACGAGCGTGGCGCGCTGCTGGGGACCCTGCTGGTCACCGGCGGGTCCGCGGCGGTGGTGGTGGCCGCCGGCGGCGGCGTGCGCGCCGCCCGGATCGGAGGCGTGCTCAGCCTGCTCGCCATCGAGGTCGGCCCCTTCCTGGTGCGGGGCACCCGCACCGCCACCACCGAGGGGCTCACCGCCCACCTGCGGGTCCGGGGCTGGATCCTCCAGCCGCTGGGCATGATCCTCCTCGCCCTGCTCGTGGTCAGCGTCGGTGCCGCCCTCGGCCAGCTGCTGCGCAGCGACCTCGCCGGGGTGGTGCGGGCGGTGCGGCGGAGGCGCGGCGCCTGGGCGGGCCTCGGGGCGCTGGTGCTCTTCGCGGCGGTGGCCTCGGGCCCGGCGATGACCGCGGTGCAGGACGGCCCGATCAGCGCCCTCTACGACTACTCCTCGCCGGCGACCGGCGGCGCCCACAACGCCGGCGGCGGCCCGGCGCTGGCGGCGGGCGGCACCACCGTACCCGGCGCCCAGGGCGCCGCCGCGCACGCCGTCGTCGCCGACACCCTGCCGGGACGCCAGCGCCCCGGACACCTCGAGTCCTTCAGCGTCGACAACCGGCCCGCTCTGGTCTACCTCCCCGGCGACTACGCCGCCGAGCGGAGCCGCGACTTCCCGGTCATCTGGTTCCTCCACGGCTACCCCGGCAACGAGGACAACTGGATCGGTGACGGCGCCCAGCTGCCCCAGGTGCTCGACCAGCTGATCGGCTCGGGCGAGCTCCCCCCGGTGATCGCGGTGATGCCCAACGGCAACGGCCAGGCGCTGAGCGACGCCGAGTGGGGCAACGGCCAGCGCGGCGACCGCGTCGAGGACTGGCTGATCACCCGGGCGGTCCCCGAGGTCGACCACCGCTACCGCACCCTCGGCGTCCCCTTCCGGGGGGTGGCCGGGCTGAGCTCGGGGGGCTTCGGTGCGGTGAACCTGGCGATGCGCCACCCCGACGTCTTCCGCTGGGCGGCCAGCTACTCCGGCTTCTTCGACGCCCGCCGCGACCTCTTCGGGCCCGCCGCGGTCGCGGCCAACAGCCCCAGGCTGCTCGCACCCCAGCTGGCCCCGGTGGCGCGGATGCCGCTGTTCCTGGGCGCCGGCCAGAGCGACACGGCGTTCCTCCCCCAGCAGGCGAGCTTCGTGCAGGAGCTCGGCCGCCTCGACTGGCAGCCGGTGCACCAGGACCTGGTCGCGGGCGGCCACGGCTGGGAGGCCTGGCGCCTGGAGATGGTCCACAGCCTGCAGTGGCTGGGCGGTCTCTGGGGCTCCGACCCGGGCACGCCGCAGTGCCGGATGACCTGCAATGGTTAG
- a CDS encoding DUF2156 domain-containing protein yields the protein MVSVDPRLRRRLPQTATGAGVRGGAALALIGAWVSILAARPHLVPGHGPTPPGLVVAGTAAIAALALGICLGRPLAWWTTAGVLLAGISAAALAPVHPWRAAWMLAGAAVLLVLAYPVRRGAVPAGAGRGLAVAGVAAETLALALGAHAHAGPVPVPFMLGGFAAGAVVARYPRGGRLLRSVTPGDLERARSAHGRTHISCFVATTDKRAVELPGGAISAFRTLGGVALCVGDPLASREAQPAAIQEFTAACSRRGWEPCFYQTAPGLRDAYRAAGMRLLKFGEEAVVDLTTFTLAVPERGNLRREVCRAGRAGLTATIAPWATAEPLLRGELEPVSRAWLQRRSNREMGFSLGRFQETVDPGAWLVVVRGPGGVVHAFSSWLRLGHDGIALDLVRRHPRAGPGAVDLCLTEALLEAQRRGMRVASLGSVPCRDSAGDAPDGRLARAVRRVLYGHGLGGYQYRSLARFKNKFAPRWESRDIALRGGPSSLRVLGALLAVHAGRSRRAG from the coding sequence ATGGTTAGCGTCGACCCGCGGCTGCGCCGCCGGCTGCCTCAGACCGCCACCGGCGCGGGCGTCCGCGGCGGCGCCGCACTGGCCCTGATCGGTGCCTGGGTGTCCATCCTCGCCGCCCGTCCGCACCTCGTCCCGGGGCACGGCCCGACCCCCCCGGGGCTGGTGGTCGCCGGCACCGCGGCGATCGCCGCCCTCGCCCTCGGCATCTGCCTGGGGCGCCCGCTCGCCTGGTGGACCACCGCCGGGGTGCTCCTCGCCGGCATCAGCGCCGCCGCCCTCGCCCCGGTGCATCCCTGGCGGGCCGCCTGGATGCTCGCCGGGGCGGCGGTGCTGCTGGTGCTCGCCTACCCGGTGCGCCGCGGCGCCGTGCCGGCCGGCGCCGGCCGCGGCCTGGCGGTCGCGGGGGTGGCCGCCGAGACCCTCGCGCTGGCCCTCGGCGCCCACGCCCACGCCGGACCGGTGCCGGTGCCGTTCATGCTCGGCGGCTTCGCCGCCGGCGCGGTGGTGGCCCGCTACCCGCGGGGCGGCCGGCTGCTCCGCAGCGTCACCCCCGGCGACCTCGAGCGCGCCCGGAGCGCCCACGGGCGCACCCACATCAGCTGCTTCGTCGCCACCACGGACAAGCGGGCGGTGGAGCTTCCCGGGGGCGCGATCAGCGCATTCCGGACCCTCGGCGGGGTCGCCCTCTGCGTCGGCGACCCGCTGGCCTCCCGGGAGGCGCAGCCGGCGGCGATCCAGGAGTTCACCGCCGCCTGCTCGCGCCGCGGCTGGGAGCCGTGCTTCTACCAGACCGCCCCGGGGCTGCGTGACGCCTACCGCGCCGCCGGCATGCGGCTGCTGAAGTTCGGCGAGGAGGCGGTCGTCGACCTCACCACGTTCACCCTGGCGGTGCCGGAGCGGGGCAACCTCCGGCGCGAGGTCTGCAGGGCGGGCCGCGCCGGGCTCACCGCCACGATCGCCCCCTGGGCCACCGCCGAGCCGCTGCTCCGCGGCGAGCTCGAGCCGGTGTCACGAGCGTGGCTGCAGCGGCGCTCGAACCGGGAGATGGGCTTCTCCCTCGGCCGTTTCCAGGAGACCGTCGACCCCGGCGCCTGGCTGGTGGTGGTGCGCGGGCCGGGCGGGGTGGTCCACGCCTTCAGCTCCTGGCTCCGCCTCGGGCACGACGGCATCGCCCTCGACCTGGTGCGGCGCCATCCCCGGGCGGGCCCCGGCGCCGTCGACCTCTGCCTCACCGAGGCGCTGCTCGAGGCCCAGCGGCGGGGGATGAGGGTGGCCTCGCTGGGCTCGGTGCCCTGCCGCGACTCCGCCGGAGACGCCCCCGACGGCCGCCTGGCGCGGGCGGTCCGCCGGGTCCTCTACGGCCACGGCCTCGGCGGCTACCAGTACCGGTCGCTGGCGCGCTTCAAGAACAAGTTCGCCCCTCGGTGGGAGAGCCGGGACATCGCCCTCCGCGGCGGGCCCTCGTCGCTGCGGGTGCTGGGCGCGCTGCTCGCGGTGCACGCCGGACGGAGCCGCCGGGCAGGGTAG